A segment of the Scomber japonicus isolate fScoJap1 chromosome 5, fScoJap1.pri, whole genome shotgun sequence genome:
TAGTTGACCTCCGACCCTCAGTAAGACAGGCTAGAGAGAAATGAAGGTTGAACAGGTTTTCATGCGGGGGAGGGGTTGAGGGATTAGTAAATAGAGAATTCCATCATTCATGGCTAAtttttcatgtttcagatgTTATAGTCAAGCCTGTTCAAATCTCCATCTTAAATACCTGCTCCGCTTCGTCTCCGTGAATTACGTCTGCAGAGTCAGACATCAGATTAAATTTATatcaaattaaaacaatgaaattatCACTTATTGTCTCTGTATTTATATTGTCTCTTCTTATATTGAGACATTAGGGTTCATAGATGTTATCTCTATAAATCTGAACCTATATTAGAAGAAGTCAAGATTACTTTTTTAACTGATTTTGAATATTCTAGTAAGATAATACTACAATGACTCCagctatatattatatttatccATATTTCTCCCTCCTTGCAGTAGATGATATTAGATGTACAAGTGTACATAAAGCATCTTATTCATGATATGACGCCTTCGGGTGCTGTCAGGTGCCTTCAACACACTGCATTACTAATAATAGAAAGTGAGTGACTGGATTGACTGCTACACTATATGCTGGATTATGTTTCCAGGTCATTGTTTTGCTGCtggcacctttttttttttctttctttcttttttttttagaaatgaatcTCTGATGTctgatcgtgtgtgtgtgtgtgtgtgtgtgtgtgtgtgtgtgtgtgtgtgtgtgtgtgtgtgtgtgtgtgtgtgtgtgtgttacagcacaGCGATCTCAGCTCTCAGTGACAAACACGAACCATAAGCATCAACTTAATGCTGACAAATCCAAACAATTGCTCAGGTTTTCAGAGTGTTGGGTAGATTTACTGCGACACCGAAGCTTTCTGGGAAATAGATACGTCCCCTCGCAGATACGTTCTTTTTCACAGACGTTGGATCACATTCCACACCTCGTCTCACTTTACAATTGTACATTTATCACATCGGTGCAGTCGACTGGTTTCTCTGCTGGTTTGTTCCTCCGTTGGGGGGGCTTCATGTTACTCAATACTTTATTATAATTTAGTAATATTATGACTTCTGGTGCACAGATTAAAAGCTGAACCTGAATCTGTCAATGGATGCAAAATTAAATGGCCTCAAATTTGATACAAATCAATGATTTTAGGACCTTTTTTAAGCTTCCAGCATCTCAAATGAatcatatttcatctttttgctcttttatcttattaaaaatcaaatatattcagtacTTTTGTATTGTCCATCAAGCTAATCAATTTGAATAGTTCACCTTAGATTCTTGAAACTGTTATCaacatttttctctatttttttctcacattttattattatcgattaattgattttaatttttagcAATAActaataatgtgaaataaaattCAGTTTCATCATAgggatgtttgtgtttttcttaggTTCACTTAGCTACTGTCTCAGTTAGTGATTTACTCTCCACTCAGCTCGTTTAAGAGAGAAAACGTTGACTTTTCCCCAAATAAAAGTAACCTCGCCACTTTCAACATCCTCATCGGGTCAGCGGCACTGTTTATCTTCTCTGATCACTTGCTGGAGAAAAGACTTGATTTATTGTGCAGTTTTACAAGTGAAGAGTAGaaaaaagtcactttttttGCGGGGGGAGTTGGAGTGGAAAATGAATGTTATGAAGAATGTGACAAATGACTCCTCCCAGGCAGTAAAGTGCGATCAGCAGCAGCGTCAGGGATTGAAATGATTAACAAGTAATGAGTAGCAATAAGCTGCCTGTCGCTGCCTGTGACAGATGTGAGCGTCGGACAGATGCATCCTGTCAAATTAAACGTGCCACTCTGTATCTGAGCTGCTAAAATCAGTCATCTTCTTTTTGAGGACATGTTATAACAAgtcataatctttttttttttattgccactGGAGGATCATCTGCAGCACTGATGTTCCTCTCCCATGCTCTGAGACTTAACCTGCGAGGCGGATCCTTCGACTTATTCCGTTTCATGTCGAGGCCTCTAATCAGCCGTGTGGTATTCAGACCTCCCAGCTGGGGCCCCCGGACGTGTCACACAGCATTATCACGGCACGCCGAGGGCCCCCCCCCAcactccccctctcccccctgtCCACGAAGCTCCTTATTGTCAATGTCAGCGGGCTAATTTCAAACAATTACACAGGAGTTTTCCCTCTCTGGTGTCGTGTTCTCTCAGCGTTCTCCTCATTAACCTTGTTAGGCACGCTCAACTTAGCTGCTGGACCTGGAGTGatcatgcatacacacacagacacacacacacacacacacacagacacacacacacacacacacacacacacacacacacacacacagaagtgacTATGTGTGAAGGATTGTCTTTCGATACCTTAATTTGAGAAACTAATTTCTCTGCAAAATTGAGAAAAGATGAAATTCTCAAATAGCTATACAAGAACTTTAACTTCATAAATTGAGGCTAAGATTAAGGCGAGAGATTAAGTTTGATTAGAATCAGAAACTGTTTGATCAATTAATGAGTAAACCAGACATCCAATAGCAGCCTTTAGTTCTTGGCAGTTTTGGGTATTTTATTTGGTTTGTATTGAGATTCAATACCTGGTAGTGTTGTTTGCAGTAATATGTCCATTCCTGTTAAAAGATTAATTAAGTTTAAGTAATTTATCAAATTAAAAGTGTCTAATATTTGTAGGTTAAAGCTCCTCTAAAGTGAGGatttccatcttttcctctATCTCATATTTTAAACTGAATCCTTTTTTATCTGTATTTGGAAAGGTTGTAGATTTTCATATTGGGTTGGAGGTGGAGAGGTACAATGAAATCATGTGTGCTTCAACTAGTTCAACTTTAGTTTCACCAACCACAATGACaccatatgtttaaagttaCAAACCTTATGATTATCATTCTATCAATCTGCTTTTGGTCGGCATTTTTAAGCAACTGCTGTTCCAGGATTTTTCATACAGTAGTTTTCATTGTTTGTGTCAGAGTCCGGCTTTCCTGTACAGGATACGATCTGCCTGCTCACTCTTAAGGGACTCACAGAAAATGATGTGTGGATATATGTCACGTGATGCGGAAGAAAGACTGGTGCatacctttattttatttcatataataCAAAAGACAATTTCattaatgtgtctgtttgtatgtacTCTAAATAGATGAATCAATTCAGTGTTTGCCTCCACAGTATTTCATGCATGTATCATTTCTTTTAGAAACTATAGCAAATACTATAAATGTGATGATAGAAGATGTCATAATAGCATTGTTTCTAAAAATGCATACTAGGAGCtccctggtggtcgagtggttacagcgcatgccacataatcgcagcgtccctggttcaaaTCTGGCCATGCTGCAGGTCGTTCCCCTATCAGCCTTTCTCTCTGCCAGCTGCTGTCTGAATGAAGGcataaaaagccaaaaaataaaCCTTGTATGTAGCGTGACAGGCTAAATGCAGGGCACCAATAATTCAGATAACGCCTGTTGCTTTGAGCACATTGTCATAACTTAAGGTCACTTAGATTTGTCATATCGACTTAGTCTCTCACCTTAAAGCTTCAGTGCAAGCAAGACTTCTGTCGCCCCCTTCTGGCAGCGAGAgttattacaaaaacactgtagaCACACGCCGACATTATAGCCTCCGCCGTGACCTACTCCATCTCACAACTGCCCCAAAATGACTCgattcactatcagaatttggcCCATTCAGTCTGATTGACGAGCTGGattattaaatgattattattattattattagattattgAGAGAGCTAACCTAAAGTCTGTATTGTGCATGCTCTGCCCGTACAGCATGCACAATATGCATTCACCTGGcatactgtgaaatacagagagatttatctggtggTGGTGATAGACTTAATCAGCATTTTGTGAACCCAATTGGCAAGAACTTCAATGTAACAGGCGTTCATTTAATATACTGCAGGTTTCATTATGACGGCAGGAAAGTAAGAGTTTAGAGACGTTTGATGATTCGGTCTGATTCAGatgacacattattattttctgacattttatggatgaCATGATTCATGCATTGAATAAGTAATGTATcaactaatgaaaataatcctgAGCTGCAGCCCTAAACATCAAAAATCCACATATTTTATTGCTGTCACTGCAGGGTAGTGTCAAGACTTTGTAGTAGtggttaaacacacacacacacacacacacacacacacacatgcacacacacacttgccctGTCTCAACCTTTGATCCCTCTCAGATCTCTCATCAGTTACATGCAGAGGGAGATAAGGAATTTCTATCAGGGCATTGCTGGTAAATGTTAGCAGTTGGAGGTAGATGAAgcgtttttttatttcatgcctCGCAAGAAATAAAAGCTTCTAGCAGACAACAACAAACACGGGTCATACAGGTAGCAGCGGTGGCCAAACATTTTAAGGATCTTTCGGTTTATCGCGGCTTTATTCTGCCGTCAGTCTGCCTGTATCGGGAAACGCCAGGTTCGAGATCAATAAGAGATAAAAGTGTAATGTTTGATTTACATCAGTGGAGTTTATTGATGTAGAGAAGTGTACCAGTACCTGTGCTGATGACGATTTCCTTTACTAGTCTGAATGCTTTCTAGTGTTTGTACAAAGAATACGGTGTTAACCTCTGACCTCAAAGTGTAGCTCTGTTCCTTGTTTTCTAGGAtgcaaagtttatttatttatttaattattaactgTGCAAAATATGacatgaaaaacaagaaaacacctggctttgtttcctctttttcctctcaggCAGCCGCGAGGTGGCCTTCGTCTACGCCATCTCCTCGGCTGGTGTGGTTTACACGCTGGCACGAGCCTGCAGCCAAGGCGAGCTGGACTCCTGCTCGTGCGATCCTACTAAGAAGGGTTCGTCACGGGACTCCAAGGGCTCCTTCGACTGGGGCGGCTGCAGTGACCACGTGGAGCACGCCATGCGCTTCAGCCAGGCCTTCGTAGACGccaaagagaggaaagagagggacgCCCGGGCGCTCATGAACCTGCACAACAACCGAGCTGGCAGGAAGGTGAGGAGGCGTGGACCTGAGAAGTGAATACCCGAAGGAATCAACTGAAATGATTTAGAGATTGCATTATGTTTGTGAAAGGCTGGTTTAATTTTCCAGTTGTGGAAGAGGACGAAAAATAGTCTAAATCTTGAGTTAAATCTATAAAAATGCTCATCGTTGTTTGGCAGTAAGTATTCAGTTAGTTCAACAACTCAATAATTAACTTGTATTAtgaacttttattttactttaagcacaaaaaacacctttaaataGGCAGTTGGTTGTTGGTTTACCTGcatttgacataccacagaaaagtgtgttgttaaccaccctgccaaatttgaatgattaaaaatgtcaacatggACGCTACTGTCGACGTCTGAgaactttctgctgctaactcagctgctagctcggcggctaactcggcggctaactcagctaactgtagactgtagtagtagtagtgtgtgctgaatgtatttatacctctacagcagcaggggcgggtttatgctaatcagacccgcccactaaatcctaaacacagaaatcttgaaacacagtttgtgaagcctagctccacaattcaaatctaaatggttgaaatgctttttacaccttttttagaaatacatttatgacctatttaatgtgtttagaagaaaatgtctttattcactttacacagtctttgaATGTGATGCTCTACACACAGTTTTGTCCTAATCCTTCTCCCTATTGTCCTCCCCAGGCGGTGAAGCGCTTCATGACTCTGGAGTGTAAATGTCACGGTGTGAGCGGGTCGTGCAGCGTCCGGACCTGCTGGCTGGCCATGGCCGACTTCAGACGCACCGGCGAGCACCTCCGCAAGAGGTACAACGGCGCGGTGCAGGTCGCCGTCAATCAATACGGCACCGGCTTCACTGCTGCACACTCACACTTCAAACGACCAAGCAAGAACGACCTGGTGTACTTCGAGGACTCGCCAGACTACTGCATACGTGACCACGAGTCAGGTAAACaacattttagtcttttttaagCTTTAATATAGCACATCTGAGAAGAGGATCACTTGTGCTGACTGAATTGATCCCTTCCTATCCCTAcctttaaatatttgatttccCAGCAAGCATTGATTTATTGAGTTACataatttttggccacttgggggcgaCGAAAACAAGCTGTGAATGCAACATTGACGTACCACcaccttttaagttgatatgttgtATACCGGTGCAAACAGCTGCATATtcccacatccagcagttactgatcaacattatcattcaatTGGAGACATGTTTCTGCCCACTTGGGAAAttaaagacttaaaaaaaagaaaaaaggaatagTCTTACATCTACATCCGCTCTAATTTCTCActtaaaaaaagggggaaaaaagctgtGATTGCCTTTTAAGTTAATATGTTGTATACTGGTTTGCAAACAGCTGcatatttccacatccagcagttactgatcaacattatcattcaattggagtcatgtttctgccCACCTgaatccaatattcactctcttttatctctgtttttactctctaccaacttCCTAAGGGCAAAATCTGGCTTTTTAGcttctaaatgctccactatgttcaccagatagtctacagctaactgtgtttgcctgtttggtgctgagcaggtagtccACAGTGACTTTTTACAGCCTTTTCTCTGACGATGACGCTATGAGTGCACTGAGATTGAACCAAGACAGTAAAGTTGCAaccagacagctaaacaatgagatGAAACTCACTATGAAGCTCTATAAAGCTCTCTAAAGCCGCAGAGATTTTGATAATTCTCCACTGAAGCTTCTTGCATTAAGTGCTCTCATTTGAAATATCCGTTTAAGCCACTTTTAATCAGGTCATATACTGTCATTTAAATTCTCCTGAAACAACCAGAATATGGAACCAGGTCATATCAAACACTTGAACTTTTCCACTAAATTTGGCCCAGTGTTAACTTCAACGTTTATATTACTTTTTGGTCTCTTTGGTAAAGGTCTGAGATTTGACACGCTATTTGGTTTCCGCTTGAATTGAAACAGGATTACGGTATTTTCTCACCATGCCAAATGAACCAAACCCAAAAAGTAAATCCTTCAGAGTTCAAGTGAACCACTTCAACAAACACGGTTGGTTGGCGTGAACATGCCTACGAAGTGTGAACTGAATGGTCATGAGGGTTATTTAATGCTTGATCACAGATGTTTGGTTGAATCACGCCTCCGAAAACCTCCAGCAGGTACAGCTGTCTTCTTGGCACCCGAGCCTGCCCAACCTTTGCTTTGGCATTGCACATATACAACAGAACTGGTTCCAATGTGGTTTATCAGCTGTCAGTGTTTTGGTGTGTCAATGTGCCAAATAGGTTCACGATCAAAGgggcttctttctttttttttcgtaGTTCGTTTTATCTTATTCCAGTAGGGATACATAAGATCTTTAAAGATAATCCCCCAAACTGTCCTTAAATGTAAAAGCAAAGAAGGAACATTTATGCTCAACTTTTTATGGCTgtttatgaaaaatgaaacgTCAGGCGTTTGTTTTCCCTGC
Coding sequences within it:
- the wnt2 gene encoding protein Wnt-2 — translated: MNLLPSGICFYLSVAICWLTAEVDASWWYMGTLGSQVMCDNIPGLVNKQRQLCRQHPKVMQAIGAGMKDWITECQHQFRNHRWNCNTTARDHNLFGRLLLRSSREVAFVYAISSAGVVYTLARACSQGELDSCSCDPTKKGSSRDSKGSFDWGGCSDHVEHAMRFSQAFVDAKERKERDARALMNLHNNRAGRKAVKRFMTLECKCHGVSGSCSVRTCWLAMADFRRTGEHLRKRYNGAVQVAVNQYGTGFTAAHSHFKRPSKNDLVYFEDSPDYCIRDHESGSMGTGGRVCNRTSRGVDGCEVMCCGRGYDTSRVSRTTKCECKFHWCCAVHCRDCHQQVDVHTCKGQT